One Aquarana catesbeiana isolate 2022-GZ linkage group LG11, ASM4218655v1, whole genome shotgun sequence genomic window carries:
- the LOC141112685 gene encoding mixed lineage kinase domain-like protein, translating into MEVLGEVFNIARTIYNLCDKASSNKKQCSRLKTRIRILLKTAETLEKQPDKSVALLAVLEDLVTTLENAKCWVEKYSDHAWWKQVLKSNSIKGEFELLNDCLGDAAIQISVLLAAEQKDMLHRFFKENTRKQQNAKDMEEDLKELSTSLNSHATEMKDKIDNMTAIHLACSPTKWNIIEIRVTDLKRGVLLLEQPTHYLYRGELHQSPVAIKVFKDQNVQNEEFIRKTFLSESQTMKKFECLNILRLYGICIDNSGPETCYSLVTELCEKGTLRELLQIEPDLPWNQRVHMALDTARALYRLHQTEEKAILHGNLSSFKYLVDGTYCVKLSGFELSKTETSIRRTPNVATRKKNRVLEYMAPETWQDINAYDKCSEIYSLGVVMYEIATGKPPFHGLEVTADNLVEMQEKWWASLDNDFPSSCPDMFRDLIKRLLQKNPKDRPSARVTVDLLLHYLNQQTPE; encoded by the exons ATGGAGGTGCTGGGTGAAGTCTTCAATATTGCTCGGACCATCTATAACCTCTGTGACAAGGCCAGCTCCAACAAGAAGCAATGCTCCCGCCTAAAGACGAGGATTAGAATATTGCTTAAGACTGCAGAGACTCTGGAGAAGCAGCCGGATAAGTCAGTGGCTCTGCTGGCAGTGTTGGAGGATCTGGTCACCACACTGGAGAACGCCAAGTGTTGGGTCGAGAAATATTCCGACCATGCCTGGTGGAAACAGGTACTCAAGTCCAATAGCATCAAGGGAGAGTTTGAGCTGCTCAACGACTGCCTGGGAGATGCTGCCATCCAGATCTCTGTCCTGCTAGCTGCCGAACAGAAAGACATGCTCCATCGGTTCTTCAAAGAGAACACCAGGAAGCAGCAGAATGCGAAGGATATGGAGGAGGACCTGAAGGAGCTCAGCACTTCCCTCAACA GTCATGCTACCGAAATGAAGGACAAGATAGACAACATGACAGCAATTCATTTAGCAT GTTCCCCTACGAAATGGAACATCATAGAGATCCGAGTGACAGATCTAAAGCGAGGAGTCCTATTGCTGGAGCAACCTACCCATTACTTGTACCGGGGAGAGCTCCACCAAAGCCCTGTGGCAATCAAAGTGTTCAAGGATCAGAATGTGCAGAATGAGGA ATTCATTCGGAAGACATTTTTGTCTGAGAGCCAAACAATGAAAAAATTTGAGTGTTTGAATATTTTACGACTCTACGGTATCTGTATCGATAATTCAG GCCCGGAAACCTGCTACTCGTTGGTGACGGAGTTATGTGAGAAAGGGACACTACGGGAACTGTTACAAATTGAACCGGACTTGCCTTGGAATCAGAGAGTTCATATGGCTCTAGACACGGCCAGAGCACTGTACAG ATTACATCAGACTGAAGAAAAAGCCATCCTCCATGGGAATCTGAGCAGCTTCAAGTATTTAGTTGATGGGACGTACTGTGTGAAG TTGTCGGGATTTGAGCTCTCCAAGACAGAAACTTCCATCCGGAGAACCCCCAACGTGGCAACaagaaagaagaacagagtgctGGAGTACATGGCCCCTGAGACGTGGCAAGATATCAATGCGTACGACAAATGCAGCGAGATTTACAG CCTGGGGGTGGTGATGTATGAAATCGCTACAGGAAAACCGCCCTTTCACG GTCTGGAGGTGACAGCAGACAATCTGGTGGAGATGCAGGAGAAGTGGTGGGCCTCACTAGACAATGACTTTCCATCTTCGTGCCCTGATATGTTCCGTGACCTGATTAAACGCCTTTTACAGAAAAATCCCAAAGATCGTCCATCTGCTAGAG